GGTCCTCCCGGCGCCAGTGCACCCGGCTCAAGCGGGGCATGCCCACGATCTTTATCCTGTCCGGGTCGAACACGCCGGCTTCGGCCTGGATGCCCGTTTCCATCTCGTTGTAATTGCAGATGGCCGTTCCCTGGAAAGGAATCTTGCGGGTTTTGTAAACGTCCACATAAAAGGGGCGCAGGCCCGGGGTTTTCATGCACTCCTTGTGGAGGGCGATAAAGGGGAGGCCCGATTCGGTGCAGGCGGCGGCCAGTTCCTGTTCGGAGGCGTAGGAAAAATTGCCGGTAAACAGCGCATGAAAATTCAGGGAGGGACGCAGATATTTAAGCACCTCCCCCCAAAAGGCCCGGAGTCTCAGCTTGGCGGCGTTGGCCTTTGCGTCGGCCGTTTTGTAGTTGTTGTCGTCCATGGTCTTGGGCAGAAAAGCCGCAAACACTGCCTTGACCAGCTTGCGGTCCAGGGTAAGGATGCCGTAGCGCTCATACCCTTTGAAACAGGCCATGATGTCTTCGGTATGGCCCGCCTTGGGAAGGTACACGATGTTGACCGGGTTGGCGCCCTCGGCCCTTTGTTCGGTCTCCATGTGGGCGCCGATAAACATCGCCGCGGCCCTGGCCATGTTCATGCGGGCCATTGCTGTGAGGATGGGGCTGGATATTTTTTCTATGGCTCTGTATCTGACAGCCGCGTAATTCATATCAATAACCTAATATTGCGCTTTTCCGGGTGTTTTCCTTAATAAACCGGATAGTTAAACAGTATACATTGGACGAAAGCCATCCCTTCGAATCATGACAAATAAGACTTTAAGTCCAAGTTTTTCTCCGCCATTAGCCTTTCCACCAAAGGATTGATTCTTCGCGCGTAAATCGCCAGGTGCTCCTCCTTGAAAAAGTGTTTCCAGTCTCCCACCACGCCTTTTCGATAATGGCTTTTAGCATCCGCCTGGCCTTGTTTTCTGCCGGAAACCCGTTCAAAACTGGCCGCCTCCACCAGTTGATCGATCAAGGCCTCATCCGCCTTGATTCCGACATAAGTCAAAAAACTGCTTACCACGACGGAAGTGTTCTTCGACAATTCCTCGTACGTCAAAAAATGAATCTCATCCTGATACGAAAGGAGGCAGCGGAGTTCGCTTTCCAGGCGGTCGCAATAAGATTCTATTTGTTCCAGGGCGGGTTCGTCGTTATCCCTGCGTCCTTTTCTTATTTGATGAAAATGAAACGACATGGTCCTGTCGCGAGGGTCTCTCAGGATGCAAATTTTTTTTATGCCCGGATAGAGTTTATCCACAAGATCCAGATGAAACACATATTCCGTGGTTTTATCGCCGGCCAGATTATTGGGGGACGTTCTCATCCTGGCGATGAAAGAATTATACCTTTGGGATATTTGCGCCAGGAACGCGTCTTCGGCCAAGCCGCCCTCTTTTCCGACAAAATCATCAAAATAGCCGTCGTGCTTGTTCTTGAGCACTCTGACAAATCTATCGTGATCGGTTTCCTTCCATGACAGCATGTCAAAAAAATGGCCTTCATGAACCCCTTTAGAAACCCCTGGATGACTGGGGGCGACCGCGACTTGCGGATGGCGGTTAAGCAAATTCGTCACCCAGCTAGTCCCGCTTTTTTGCAGTCCTATTATTAAGAAATCCGGCGGTACGGCTGAAGTCCATTGATCAGGGTAAAGACGCCTGTCCACCTTGTTTTTTACGCTTTGGGCATTTTTTAAGGCCTTTTGCCTGGCCTTGCTTAAAAAACTTCTGGCCAACATCAATTGGCTGCCAGCGCTATTTTCGCCCATAAATGGTCTCCTCGTCTCCCGAGCCGTAATATCCGTGGAGCAATTCCTGGTATTCACGCATGGGAACCACAAAAAACAGCTCCACATGGGGTTTTGGCTTGTCTCCAAGCCTGTAGAAGAGGCTGTTGCGCACATTCAATCCATAAGAATAGTGCTGATAATCAAACACGGCGTTCTGGGACTTCCACATCCCCATAAGATGTTGTTTCTTTTCAATGACATCGGAAATCTCGACGCCCACATTGGGGCATATCATGGAAGTCACCTGATATGCCCAAACCTCCAATTCAGGCAGAGGCCCCAACTGGCCGGCCATGTATAATAATTGGTTGGTCTTTCGATGCGAATCAGGATCCTCCAGGAAAAAAGGGATAAACAGGCAGTCGGGTTTATGTTCATGGATGGCGTCATAGAGTTTTTGCGCCAGCTCCGGTGTGATCGGATACTCCTTGTTGGGGATATCCCAAAAAATGGGATCAATATTCCCAACCGTCTTCCAGACCTTGCAGGCTTCTTGTTTTCTTACGGCGGGGACGTCTTCCGGCTTTATTCCCGGAGAAAAATTCATGCCGTCGGAAACATAAATGGGAATCAAAGTCTTGCCGTCTTCCTGGGCATGCAAAATCAGCCCCCCGCATCCAATAATCGCATCATCCTGGTGAGGAGCAATAAAAAGAAGCCGGTCGCCTTCCGGGCATCTGACAAAATCCGTCTTGATGGGCCGGATAAACCTGCGGGTTTCCAAGACCCGCAACATCAGATCCATGTCCGTTGTTCTTTGGAGCAGCGCTTTCAGGGCGGCGCCTTTTTCCTCCACTGTATACACCGGCTTTTTGGGGCCTTTGTTTAAGGTGTATTGAATTTTTCCTTTTACTTTCCGGTAAAGATCTCCAAGGCGTGAGCGCGCTGAGTTTACCGCAAGCCTTGGCGTCAAGTCGCAAGCCAAAAGGAGCATGGTGAAATACTGTCCGGCGCTTGAAACCAGGGGGTCTTTCAACATGATTTTCGCAATGTGCCCGTAACGGCCCCACAGCCCGAATTTTCTATGGGTCGTCGCAATGGGGTCATCCGGGTTCCTCGTTTTAAAAGATTCATTTTGCCAGCATTTATACATGAGTTCTCTATCAACGGACGAAAAGCGATATTTCATGGCCAAAATGGCTAAAAAGGGCCTCTCCATATTCCGGGTGAATGAATAACGCAAGTTCAAATCCGCTATCCACTCTCTGCGCCATAAGCCAAGAATAAAAAAATTGTACTTGAGGCGTTTATACTTCGGCTGAAACGCGATAATACGATACACAAGTTCTCGTCTGGACAGGTTATAAGGGGCTTTCCGCCCCGTAAAATCCTGGACGGCCAGCCGTTTTCCTTCCACGGACTCCCGAACGACGCTTGGCAAGCTTACCACTGCGTCCGGCTTGTTTTCCAAATCTTTGACAAGTACAGACGCAAACTCCGGAAAATAGTGGTCATCACTTGCGGCCCAGAAAAAAAAGACCCCGGTCGCCCTGTTGCACACCAAGCGAAAATTTTCACTGGCGCCGACATTGACGTCGTTCCGAAAAATCCGGATGCGTTCGTCCTTCTGTGCGTACTCCTTGCACAGTTCATAGGTTCCATCGTCAGAGCAATTGTCGGAAACAATGATTTCCAAATTGTCATAATCCTGATTAATCAAGGAATCAAGGGTCCTGCCGATGGTTTTGACGGCGTTATAAACGGGAACGCCAACGGAAACCAAGGGGTGTGCATCATTCCTTAACCTGTTTGCACTACTCAAGATATTGCCCTCCTCGGGCCGCTCTCTTCAAAAATGCATTGGGCCGGCACGTGACGCGGTTTTTCACATCCCCTTCATTAAAGGGAAAATCCGGGAGATCCCTGGTGGTCATGTCCCTCACGCCGCCGCAGTTGAGAGATCATAAACATGATCCGCTTTTTTGATGGTAGACAACCTGTGGGCGATGACCAACAGTGTTCTATGCCCTGCAAGGTCCTCCATAGCAGCGGTGATTTCCGCCTCGGTTTCTCCGTCCAGAGCGCTGGTGGCTTCGTCAAAGATGAACAAATCCGGATTGCGGATGATCACCCTTGCGATGACAACGCGCTGCTTCTGTCCGCCCGATAATTTTGCGCCCCGGTCGCCTACTATTGTGTCGTAGCCTTGCGGCAAAGTGGTTATAAAATCATGGATTCGAGCAACCCGAGCGGCCTGGATAACCTCATCTTTAGAGGCCCCCGGACGGCCGGCAAGAATGTTCTCCCGAATGCTCACATTGAAGATCACCGGTTCCTGCCCTACGTAGCCTACTCTTTCCCGCCATGTACTCAAGGAGTAATCCGACAAGTCCTTACCGTCAACCGTAATCCGTCCTTCCTGGGGGTGATAGAGACCCAAAAGCAAATCGGCGATGGTGGATTTTCCGGCGCCGGACGGCCCGATAACGGCGG
The Desulfatibacillum aliphaticivorans DSM 15576 DNA segment above includes these coding regions:
- a CDS encoding sulfotransferase domain-containing protein, which translates into the protein MGENSAGSQLMLARSFLSKARQKALKNAQSVKNKVDRRLYPDQWTSAVPPDFLIIGLQKSGTSWVTNLLNRHPQVAVAPSHPGVSKGVHEGHFFDMLSWKETDHDRFVRVLKNKHDGYFDDFVGKEGGLAEDAFLAQISQRYNSFIARMRTSPNNLAGDKTTEYVFHLDLVDKLYPGIKKICILRDPRDRTMSFHFHQIRKGRRDNDEPALEQIESYCDRLESELRCLLSYQDEIHFLTYEELSKNTSVVVSSFLTYVGIKADEALIDQLVEAASFERVSGRKQGQADAKSHYRKGVVGDWKHFFKEEHLAIYARRINPLVERLMAEKNLDLKSYLS
- a CDS encoding glycosyltransferase, coding for MSSANRLRNDAHPLVSVGVPVYNAVKTIGRTLDSLINQDYDNLEIIVSDNCSDDGTYELCKEYAQKDERIRIFRNDVNVGASENFRLVCNRATGVFFFWAASDDHYFPEFASVLVKDLENKPDAVVSLPSVVRESVEGKRLAVQDFTGRKAPYNLSRRELVYRIIAFQPKYKRLKYNFFILGLWRREWIADLNLRYSFTRNMERPFLAILAMKYRFSSVDRELMYKCWQNESFKTRNPDDPIATTHRKFGLWGRYGHIAKIMLKDPLVSSAGQYFTMLLLACDLTPRLAVNSARSRLGDLYRKVKGKIQYTLNKGPKKPVYTVEEKGAALKALLQRTTDMDLMLRVLETRRFIRPIKTDFVRCPEGDRLLFIAPHQDDAIIGCGGLILHAQEDGKTLIPIYVSDGMNFSPGIKPEDVPAVRKQEACKVWKTVGNIDPIFWDIPNKEYPITPELAQKLYDAIHEHKPDCLFIPFFLEDPDSHRKTNQLLYMAGQLGPLPELEVWAYQVTSMICPNVGVEISDVIEKKQHLMGMWKSQNAVFDYQHYSYGLNVRNSLFYRLGDKPKPHVELFFVVPMREYQELLHGYYGSGDEETIYGRK